A single Ammospiza caudacuta isolate bAmmCau1 chromosome 6, bAmmCau1.pri, whole genome shotgun sequence DNA region contains:
- the CDCA4 gene encoding cell division cycle-associated protein 4 isoform X2 — translation MFVRGLKRKCFDGEEDIEGTLAGIKAIPSYNLQRQSLLDMSLVKLQLCHMLVEPNLCRSVLIANTVRQIQEEMTQDGTWQMINTQSTGQASLDRLISTDILCRSSRDHQAEGKHGPAYGTFNKDFENDQAHDHSETMSTAPAVQTPRNLQSNVWEMESPQENKGNFQKSLDQIFETLENKSPNTVEDLFSEVDNSYYDLDTMLTGMMSNTKTGHCDSLETFSSPTNTASNSNCKSDLNDLDHIVEILVES, via the coding sequence ATGTTTGTGCGAGGattaaagagaaaatgttttgatGGTGAAGAAGATATTGAAGGCACTCTGGCTGGTATTAAGGCTATTCCTTCCTACAATCTGCAGCGGCAGTCACTCCTAGACATGTCCTTGGTTAAACTTCAGCTGTGTCACATGCTGGTGGAACCCAACCTTTGTCGTTCGGTGCTCATCGCCAACACGGTACGGCAGATCCAGGAGGAGATGACTCAAGATGGGACTTGGCAGATGATAAAtacacagagcacagggcaggcgTCCCTGGATCGTCTCATTTCCACAGATATCCTCTGTCGTTCATCTAGGGATCACCAAGCTGAGGGAAAGCACGGGCCAGCCTATGGTACCTTCAATAAAGACTTTGAGAATGACCAGGCACATGATCATTCAGAAACtatgtcaacagcccctgcagtgcaGACACCAAGAAACCTGCAGAGCAACGTGTGGGAAATGGAGAGTccacaagaaaataaaggaaacttTCAAAAATCTTTAGATCAAATATTTGAGACACTGGAGAATAAAAGTCCTAATACTGTTGAAGATCTGTTTTCAGAAGTTGACAATTCTTATTATGATCTTGATACTATGTTAACTGGCATGATGAGCAACACAAAAACGGGACACTGTGATAGtcttgaaacattttcttctccaaCAAATACAGCTTCTAACTCTAATTGTAAATCTGATCTTAATGACCTTGATCATATTGTGGAAATCCTTGTTGAATCCTGA
- the CDCA4 gene encoding cell division cycle-associated protein 4 isoform X1 → MGEEAGLHQTPFLDTMFVRGLKRKCFDGEEDIEGTLAGIKAIPSYNLQRQSLLDMSLVKLQLCHMLVEPNLCRSVLIANTVRQIQEEMTQDGTWQMINTQSTGQASLDRLISTDILCRSSRDHQAEGKHGPAYGTFNKDFENDQAHDHSETMSTAPAVQTPRNLQSNVWEMESPQENKGNFQKSLDQIFETLENKSPNTVEDLFSEVDNSYYDLDTMLTGMMSNTKTGHCDSLETFSSPTNTASNSNCKSDLNDLDHIVEILVES, encoded by the exons ATGGGAGAAGAGGCAGGACTGCATCAGACACCATTCCTG GACACAATGTTTGTGCGAGGattaaagagaaaatgttttgatGGTGAAGAAGATATTGAAGGCACTCTGGCTGGTATTAAGGCTATTCCTTCCTACAATCTGCAGCGGCAGTCACTCCTAGACATGTCCTTGGTTAAACTTCAGCTGTGTCACATGCTGGTGGAACCCAACCTTTGTCGTTCGGTGCTCATCGCCAACACGGTACGGCAGATCCAGGAGGAGATGACTCAAGATGGGACTTGGCAGATGATAAAtacacagagcacagggcaggcgTCCCTGGATCGTCTCATTTCCACAGATATCCTCTGTCGTTCATCTAGGGATCACCAAGCTGAGGGAAAGCACGGGCCAGCCTATGGTACCTTCAATAAAGACTTTGAGAATGACCAGGCACATGATCATTCAGAAACtatgtcaacagcccctgcagtgcaGACACCAAGAAACCTGCAGAGCAACGTGTGGGAAATGGAGAGTccacaagaaaataaaggaaacttTCAAAAATCTTTAGATCAAATATTTGAGACACTGGAGAATAAAAGTCCTAATACTGTTGAAGATCTGTTTTCAGAAGTTGACAATTCTTATTATGATCTTGATACTATGTTAACTGGCATGATGAGCAACACAAAAACGGGACACTGTGATAGtcttgaaacattttcttctccaaCAAATACAGCTTCTAACTCTAATTGTAAATCTGATCTTAATGACCTTGATCATATTGTGGAAATCCTTGTTGAATCCTGA